A window of Flammeovirga kamogawensis genomic DNA:
AAAAGTTTGGTCATTCTCTCTTCGAGGTATGTAATTGATTTTATAGCACCAATCTTTATCTATTTTTTCGTAGGTAACTAATTCAAAATCATAGAAGTTTTTAAAACTAGGATTTAATGGCGATGCAAAATCATACCTTAAAAACCGTAACCAATGCTGATAAAAATTTACAGTAGTCTTCTCATTATCTAACCCTTCTTTAAATTGGTTTTCAAACTCAGGTCCTAAAAAAGCTTCTTTGTAATAAAATTGATCCCTATCTTCTGCTCTTCCTTTCGCATTGTAACTCACTTTCTGTTCAGAATGAGACACGTACATTGGAATAAGAGGTTTTCCGTTATCATCTTTTTTAAGAGAATCTATTGCCTCCATTCTTTTAATTGCAGAGGCGATTAATTTACGTTCAGTAAACTCCTTATTTATATCTGCTAAAAAAATGTTTGTGCGCATTTTAGATTGGTACTGAAAATCTTCTTGACCTTGAAAATTATGCGTATCAGCGTTTTTCATTGCCAACCTGATAATTTCCCAAGCTGGATTTTCGTATCCTCTTCTTCCTACAACTACTTCTTCTAATTGATGTGCAGCTTTATCGAGGTAGATCAAAGATTCTTTTCTATCTAGTGTATCTAACTTTATCAGTTTGGAAGCATATCCTAAACAAGAAATTTCTAGAGTAACTGTATCAGACGATATACTTATTATAAACTTCCCTTTTTCATCAGTAGAAGTTCCATCACCGCTACTTAATAAAGTAAGGTGTGCAAAACCAACAGGACGTAATGATGAACTATCAATAACCTTCCCGGCCCATTGTATTTCTTGTGCATTACCAATTAATACACTACATGTAAGCAGTAATGATAATAATGTGGTTCTAAAAAATTGGTTTAAACTTAAATCTAGTGAACTAATAACTTCTATTATTTAGTTGAATTCTTAATCAATTGAGCGTAAAATCTTATCGCATTATTAAACTCTTCTACACCTATTCTTTCATTCGTTCCATGAAACGTTTTTAAATTCTTTTTATTTAAATGAAAAGGGCAAAAACGATATACATTTGATGAAATCTCTGTAAAATATCGAGAGTCTGATGCGGCAATCATGATATATGGTGATATAACAATATCTCCAAAAATTTGTTTGATTGATTTATCTAAAGTGATGTAATTAGGAGAATTTACATCAGAAACTATTGCTGCTTCTGATTTATTCAAAATACGTAAATGTACCTTATCATCGTTTATAGATTCTTTGATATACTCATATACATAATCAATACTTTCTCCAGGAAGTATTCTAATATTTAAAACTGCTTTTGCATGAGTTGGTAATACATTATTCTTTGCTCCACCTTGAATGATGGTTGGTGCAACAGTAGTACGTACCAAAGCATTTGATGAGGGCGATTTTTCATAAACACTCATCAAAACAGGTTCTAATAAGTCTGCATTAGAAAACACAATCTCAAAACCTAACGGCATTTCTGGGCCAACATAATCAATAAAGTTTCTTAGTGGAGGGGAGATATAAGATGGAAATGGATTTTTTTTAATATTTGTAATCGCTTTACTAATTACGTCAATTGCTGTTTCTGGCTTTGGCATAGAAGCATGACCTCCTTCTATTTTTGTTGATAGTTCTAACGTTAAATATCCTTTTTCTGTAGTACCAATTAAAGCAACATCTTGCGACATTCCAGGTACTAACCCTTGCGTTATATATCCACCTTCATCTAAAACAAACTCAGCTTCTACTCCTTTTTGTTTTAAATAATGTGCTACTTGACTTGCCCCATTTACTCCCATCACTTCTTCATCATGACCAAAAGATAGATAGATAGTGCGCTCTGGTTTAAACCCAGATATAATAAGGTTTTCTACTGCTTCGCAAATACCAATTACACCAACTTTATCATCAATAGCACCTCTACCCCATATTAACCCATCTTTTATTACACCTCCAAAAGGATCTTCTTTCCATTCAAATTTATTTTCTTCTGGAACGGGAACCACATCATAATGCGACATTAAAATGATCGGTTTTAAACTGGGGTTACTTCCTTTCCATTCAATAAGCATTGTAAACCTACCAAACAGATGGTGTGTAGTTGTTTTAAAAGAATTTGGGTAAGTTTCTTTTAGAAAGGCTAAAAACTGAAAAAATGAAGCTGAATCTAACGCAGCTGGATCATCATAAGAAATTGTTTTAATCTTAATCGCTTCTGATAAATGTTTAGCAGCATCTTTATTTACATGTGCCTTAGGTATTATTTCTACCTTAGACTGCTTTGATGAAAACAGTGCTAAATTGCTAAAAATATAAATGCTCGCAATAACAAGAGTACCTAAGATAATACCAATCAGACGTTTCATAAATAAGATTTGATGAGATGTTTTTCAGTTCTAATAATTTAAATTAGTCAGTCTGTTAATCTCCTCCAAAAACCTACCCACTTTTTATGCCTCTACTGTAAAAATATGTTGCCTATGTTCATATTTATACGAAATAGTTAAACCACTTACTTTACATATTTTATGTACTAATGCTAATCCTAAACCTAAAGATTGAGAAGATGAATTTCCTTTTATAAAACGTTTAAACAGTTGATCTTCTGGAATAGTTAGTGGT
This region includes:
- a CDS encoding M20 family peptidase, translating into MKRLIGIILGTLVIASIYIFSNLALFSSKQSKVEIIPKAHVNKDAAKHLSEAIKIKTISYDDPAALDSASFFQFLAFLKETYPNSFKTTTHHLFGRFTMLIEWKGSNPSLKPIILMSHYDVVPVPEENKFEWKEDPFGGVIKDGLIWGRGAIDDKVGVIGICEAVENLIISGFKPERTIYLSFGHDEEVMGVNGASQVAHYLKQKGVEAEFVLDEGGYITQGLVPGMSQDVALIGTTEKGYLTLELSTKIEGGHASMPKPETAIDVISKAITNIKKNPFPSYISPPLRNFIDYVGPEMPLGFEIVFSNADLLEPVLMSVYEKSPSSNALVRTTVAPTIIQGGAKNNVLPTHAKAVLNIRILPGESIDYVYEYIKESINDDKVHLRILNKSEAAIVSDVNSPNYITLDKSIKQIFGDIVISPYIMIAASDSRYFTEISSNVYRFCPFHLNKKNLKTFHGTNERIGVEEFNNAIRFYAQLIKNSTK